The Candidatus Hydrogenedentota bacterium genome window below encodes:
- a CDS encoding SLC13 family permease has translation MGFEAYLTLGIVVVIFIGLAKEVAPDSLLLGGVIVLALANVITPKEALSGFSNEGMITVAALFIVAAALKETGALEHIGRILLGRATNEKGVIARMGVIVTGISAFMNNTPVVAMMLPVLVSWCRKHRVSPSRVLIPLSYLTILGGVCTLIGTSTNIVVNGLLEDANKTRPDLAPMGLFEIAWVGVPCAIVGTLFLVFIGRRLLPERKDLLDQLGESMREYMVDMRVERGCRLSGQRVEEAGLRHLPGLFLVELVRGEQVISPVAPDQIIEAGDVLAFTGSVSTIVDLERIPGLVPVADEGYVREAAERRGRMLSEAVVSNKSPLIGKSIRDANFRATYNAAVVAVHRGGERLKGRVGDIVLRNGDTLLLQTGPHFSRAHRDNPDFFLVSDVEDSRPTRHERSTLSLVFLGVLIVLLMTEKWGTAIAALTVAALMISTRCISTTDARLSIDWQTLITIGASFAIGTAMEKSGLVSAISGLLIPDPKSLSPFVVLVILYIMTNVATELISNNAAAVLMFPFAVQFADHLGVEPRPFVMAVVIAASAAFALPLGYQTHLMVYGPGGYKLTDFLRAGLFMDVLIGIVALTVIPMVWKF, from the coding sequence ATGGGGTTTGAAGCGTACCTTACGCTTGGCATAGTCGTCGTAATCTTTATCGGGCTTGCAAAAGAGGTTGCGCCCGATTCGCTGTTACTTGGCGGCGTCATTGTGCTGGCCCTGGCGAACGTCATTACGCCCAAAGAGGCGCTGTCCGGCTTCTCGAACGAAGGCATGATCACGGTCGCGGCGCTGTTCATCGTGGCTGCGGCGTTGAAGGAAACCGGCGCTCTCGAACATATCGGGCGAATCCTGTTGGGCCGGGCGACGAACGAAAAGGGCGTCATCGCGCGGATGGGCGTCATCGTCACGGGAATCTCCGCGTTCATGAACAACACGCCCGTGGTCGCGATGATGTTGCCGGTGTTGGTCAGTTGGTGCCGCAAGCATCGCGTTTCCCCTTCCCGCGTACTCATTCCGCTCTCGTATCTCACGATCCTCGGCGGCGTCTGCACCTTGATCGGCACGAGCACCAACATCGTGGTGAATGGCTTGTTGGAAGACGCCAACAAGACACGGCCCGATTTGGCGCCGATGGGGCTGTTCGAGATTGCGTGGGTGGGCGTGCCGTGCGCCATCGTGGGAACGCTGTTCCTCGTATTCATTGGGCGCAGGTTGTTGCCTGAACGCAAGGACTTGCTGGACCAGTTGGGCGAGTCGATGCGCGAGTACATGGTGGACATGCGCGTCGAGCGGGGCTGCCGGCTGTCGGGCCAGCGCGTCGAGGAAGCCGGACTTCGCCACCTGCCGGGTCTGTTTCTTGTCGAACTCGTGCGTGGCGAACAGGTCATCTCGCCCGTCGCACCCGATCAGATTATCGAAGCGGGCGACGTGCTGGCGTTTACCGGCAGTGTTTCGACGATTGTGGATTTGGAGCGTATCCCTGGTCTTGTGCCGGTGGCGGACGAAGGATACGTCCGTGAGGCCGCTGAACGCCGCGGGCGCATGTTGAGCGAGGCCGTGGTATCGAACAAGTCGCCGCTGATCGGCAAGAGCATCCGTGACGCGAATTTCCGCGCGACGTACAATGCGGCGGTCGTGGCGGTGCATCGTGGCGGCGAACGCTTGAAAGGGCGCGTCGGCGATATCGTGCTGCGTAACGGCGACACCCTGCTGCTGCAAACCGGGCCCCACTTTTCGCGCGCGCACCGGGACAATCCGGATTTCTTTCTGGTGAGCGACGTCGAGGACTCGCGGCCGACGCGCCACGAGCGTTCAACGCTGTCGCTCGTGTTTCTCGGCGTGCTGATTGTGCTCCTTATGACGGAGAAATGGGGCACGGCCATCGCGGCGCTGACTGTTGCCGCATTGATGATCTCGACACGCTGCATCTCGACGACGGACGCGCGATTGAGTATCGACTGGCAAACGTTGATAACGATTGGCGCGTCGTTCGCTATCGGCACGGCGATGGAAAAATCTGGGCTGGTGTCGGCCATCAGCGGCTTGCTTATACCGGACCCCAAATCGTTGTCGCCGTTCGTTGTGCTTGTCATTCTATACATCATGACGAATGTCGCTACCGAGCTCATCAGCAACAATGCGGCGGCAGTGTTAATGTTTCCGTTCGCGGTGCAGTTCGCCGATCACCTCGGCGTGGAACCGAGGCCGTTTGTAATGGCGGTCGTTATCGCGGCGTCCGCTGCGTTTGCTCTGCCGCTGGGGTATCAAACGCACTTGATGGTATATGGCCCGGGCGGATACAAGTTGACCGACTTCTTGCGTGCCGGCCTGTTCATGGACGTGCTCATTGGGATCGTCGCGTTGACCGTAATTCCGATGGTGTGGAAATTCTGA
- a CDS encoding tetratricopeptide repeat protein, with protein sequence MRFQVVLITSALCGMASFAQSLDIAGISEKVAEGLKARDASAAAFGQGNQEEGAKLAETSTKLLREARAEYEANGAGESDDPDALMAYADVLNELGDYDLAEKSLLRAVSIDPEIASAWFKLGQTEGKLGPRAESRAIRALRRAAAIEPKTDITVQANASLGALYQQSGLFDFAREAYERALEQDPTHVGSKLAIASLDAREGKMVKAKAAYDSVEKASSDYAPFITRTLGVALEEFSQSRRWLDDTAESHLAYAELLVRAGRLPEAYWPLNRSLKLNDQDYVGWNLMGSILRSMGQTKGARDAFGKSLALNANQPRTTQVIAELDKELAATASAPAPTEGQAPNPPTTPESPVQTGASAPSPPPSAPASGQ encoded by the coding sequence ATGCGTTTTCAGGTTGTCTTGATTACATCCGCGCTGTGCGGAATGGCCTCGTTTGCCCAATCGCTTGATATCGCGGGGATCTCCGAAAAAGTCGCCGAGGGCTTGAAGGCCCGGGACGCGAGCGCTGCGGCATTTGGGCAGGGCAATCAGGAAGAAGGCGCCAAACTGGCAGAGACCAGCACCAAACTGCTTCGGGAAGCGCGGGCCGAGTACGAGGCCAACGGCGCGGGGGAGTCCGACGACCCCGATGCTCTGATGGCGTATGCGGACGTGTTAAACGAATTGGGCGATTATGACCTCGCAGAGAAGTCGCTTTTGCGCGCGGTGTCTATCGACCCGGAGATCGCGTCCGCGTGGTTTAAGCTGGGTCAGACGGAAGGCAAGCTTGGCCCGCGGGCCGAGTCGCGTGCGATTCGCGCGTTGCGCCGGGCCGCGGCCATCGAACCGAAGACCGATATTACGGTGCAGGCAAACGCTTCGCTGGGCGCGCTGTACCAGCAGTCAGGACTTTTCGATTTCGCGCGCGAAGCATACGAGCGCGCGCTTGAACAGGACCCCACCCACGTCGGATCGAAACTGGCGATCGCGTCGCTCGATGCGCGCGAGGGCAAGATGGTAAAGGCCAAGGCGGCGTACGACTCCGTCGAGAAAGCGTCGAGCGACTACGCGCCGTTTATCACGCGCACGCTCGGCGTTGCCTTGGAGGAGTTCAGCCAATCGCGCCGTTGGTTGGACGACACGGCGGAATCGCACCTTGCGTACGCCGAATTGCTGGTCCGCGCGGGCCGCCTTCCCGAGGCGTACTGGCCACTGAACCGATCGCTGAAACTGAATGACCAAGACTACGTTGGGTGGAACCTTATGGGGTCCATCCTGCGGTCCATGGGCCAGACGAAGGGCGCTCGCGACGCGTTCGGCAAGTCGCTCGCCCTGAATGCCAATCAGCCTCGGACGACTCAAGTCATTGCGGAACTGGACAAAGAACTCGCGGCGACTGCGAGTGCGCCGGCTCCGACCGAGGGGCAGGCGCCAAATCCCCCGACCACGCCCGAATCTCCGGTTCAGACCGGCGCGTCCGCCCCATCCCCTCCCCCATCGGCGCCCGCTTCCGGGCAGTAA
- a CDS encoding PAS domain S-box protein codes for MASISTTANVHAPAAPSGRTAPRHAPHSVWTGARIFAVLFIAVLLEMVSQWVKNAYPQYPAAGGIISTFAILTLLSPGLYLIFWLRDARTLRYTMIAGSAFLLANQLVNLTGHLAALNAWPVLGNDSALHDPVRWFCLVAGLVLLLASLYFTLLTTIRAESQLRSERVELVNEVERTRRLTNALIEKDNVYRAAIAQAGAIPYRIDWASKTYTFFDDRIYALTGRSPDELTFDYLQSMTEDVRYIGPLAGVPADEVRDLIDNRAVRNWHREYKFKTKSGEERWLSDSSVEVVSPNGLVVETVGLMMDITERHREDEAIQRNERYFRALTENAQDLITVLNLDGTIRYESPSIKHILGYDPDELLGRNVFDLIHPDDRGRVLRTLLEGLSNPASVHRIEFRCKHADGSWHKLESIGRGMSIDSELDGAVINSRDITDRESLERQLMQSQKMEGIGRLAGGVAHDFNNLLTAIMGYCEFAMEDVPEDSTLHVQMEQILEASSRAADLTRQLLAFARKQIAEPRNVDLNYLTQNLEKMFRRLIGEDIELKTCTSIETPIAYVDPGQFEQVLVNLVINARDAMPQGGKLTIEIATTILDEEYVAYHPEVKAGEYVMLAVSDTGFGMTDDVRTHIFEPFFTTKEDGKGTGLGLAMCYGIVKQFGGHIWVYSEVDRGTTFKVYLPRIHGEAANLPGRRAAMPAKGGNETILLVEDESLVRSITVQTLVERGYTVLEAPGGFDAIEIAAKHAGPIHLLLTDVVMPKMSGREIAEQLKPRHEHLKVLYMSGYTEDAIVHQGELQKGIAFLPKPFTPEALARKVRNVLDQVSEVARA; via the coding sequence ATGGCATCAATTAGCACAACCGCGAATGTGCACGCACCGGCAGCCCCGTCCGGCCGCACGGCGCCGCGCCACGCACCCCACTCGGTATGGACAGGCGCGAGAATTTTTGCCGTACTCTTTATCGCAGTCCTTCTCGAGATGGTCTCGCAATGGGTCAAGAACGCCTATCCCCAATATCCGGCTGCCGGCGGGATAATCAGCACCTTCGCGATCCTCACACTGCTTTCGCCGGGGCTGTACCTCATCTTCTGGCTGCGCGACGCGCGGACGCTGCGCTACACGATGATAGCCGGCTCGGCATTTCTGTTGGCGAACCAACTGGTCAACCTGACGGGCCATCTCGCGGCGCTCAACGCATGGCCTGTCCTGGGCAATGATAGTGCGCTGCACGACCCTGTCCGATGGTTCTGTCTCGTCGCCGGCCTCGTGCTGCTTCTGGCGAGTTTGTATTTCACCTTGCTCACGACCATCCGGGCCGAATCGCAACTCCGGAGTGAGCGCGTCGAACTCGTCAACGAAGTAGAACGCACCCGGCGGCTCACGAATGCACTCATCGAAAAGGACAACGTCTACCGCGCCGCGATTGCGCAAGCGGGTGCGATCCCGTACCGGATTGACTGGGCCAGCAAAACCTACACATTCTTCGACGATCGCATCTACGCCCTGACCGGGCGTTCGCCGGACGAACTTACCTTCGATTATCTGCAAAGTATGACGGAGGACGTCCGGTATATCGGACCGCTTGCCGGCGTTCCGGCGGACGAGGTGCGCGACCTCATCGACAATCGCGCCGTCCGCAATTGGCACCGCGAATACAAGTTCAAAACGAAGTCGGGCGAGGAACGGTGGCTGAGTGACAGTTCGGTCGAAGTCGTAAGCCCGAACGGCCTCGTCGTCGAGACCGTGGGCCTGATGATGGACATCACGGAACGCCACCGCGAAGACGAGGCGATTCAGCGCAACGAGCGGTATTTCCGCGCCCTGACCGAAAACGCGCAAGACCTGATCACCGTTCTCAACCTCGACGGCACCATTCGCTACGAAAGCCCCTCGATCAAGCATATCCTCGGATACGATCCCGACGAACTGCTCGGTAGAAACGTGTTCGATTTGATTCATCCCGACGATCGGGGGCGCGTACTGCGGACCCTGCTGGAGGGATTGAGCAATCCGGCCTCCGTTCACCGTATCGAATTCCGCTGCAAACACGCCGACGGATCGTGGCACAAACTCGAATCCATTGGGCGCGGGATGTCTATCGACTCCGAACTGGACGGCGCGGTTATCAATTCGCGCGACATCACGGACCGCGAGAGCCTTGAGCGGCAGCTCATGCAGTCGCAGAAAATGGAAGGTATCGGCCGCCTGGCCGGGGGTGTCGCGCACGACTTCAACAACCTCCTCACGGCAATCATGGGGTATTGCGAATTCGCGATGGAGGACGTGCCGGAAGACAGCACGCTGCACGTGCAGATGGAGCAGATTCTGGAAGCGTCATCGCGCGCCGCAGACCTTACACGGCAACTGCTCGCGTTCGCGCGCAAGCAGATCGCGGAGCCGCGCAACGTGGACTTGAACTACCTGACGCAAAACCTGGAAAAAATGTTCCGCCGGCTGATCGGCGAGGACATCGAGCTGAAAACCTGCACATCCATAGAAACTCCCATCGCGTATGTCGACCCCGGGCAGTTCGAGCAGGTCCTCGTCAATCTTGTCATTAACGCGCGCGACGCGATGCCGCAGGGCGGCAAACTTACGATCGAGATCGCCACAACGATTCTCGATGAAGAGTACGTCGCGTATCACCCTGAAGTGAAGGCGGGCGAATACGTGATGCTCGCGGTCAGCGACACCGGGTTCGGCATGACCGACGACGTTCGCACCCACATCTTCGAGCCGTTCTTCACGACCAAGGAGGATGGTAAAGGCACCGGGCTCGGCCTCGCGATGTGCTACGGGATCGTCAAGCAGTTTGGCGGCCACATTTGGGTGTACAGCGAAGTGGACCGCGGGACGACGTTCAAGGTCTACCTGCCGCGCATACACGGCGAAGCCGCAAACCTCCCGGGTAGAAGGGCCGCAATGCCGGCAAAGGGCGGCAACGAAACCATCCTTCTCGTCGAAGACGAATCTCTGGTCCGCTCGATCACGGTGCAAACGCTCGTCGAACGCGGCTACACGGTCCTCGAGGCGCCCGGCGGATTCGACGCAATCGAGATCGCCGCGAAGCACGCGGGCCCCATCCATCTGCTGTTAACGGACGTCGTGATGCCGAAGATGAGCGGGCGGGAAATCGCCGAACAGCTCAAGCCGCGACACGAGCACCTCAAGGTGCTCTACATGTCCGGCTACACGGAGGACGCCATCGTTCACCAGGGCGAACTTCAAAAGGGGATCGCTTTCCTCCCGAAACCGTTCACGCCTGAGGCGCTCGCGCGCAAGGTCCGCAACGTGCTCGATCAGGTGTCCGAGGTTGCGCGCGCATAG